The Methanobrevibacter sp. genome includes a region encoding these proteins:
- a CDS encoding radical SAM protein: MHYTGPVYRHPLEANTPILEITYGCSWNKCAFCNMYKDVKFGVSPREHIEEDLQELSRIYPHNLRKITVANGDPFALSNRRLLEISDLIREYFPKMSVISCQASIRNIMRKSQEELDQLYEAMYDDIYIGLESGCDDVLKLLNKGYGEKEAYETLEKLKNSKMRYISLLMGGAGGRKYRKEHVMDTARILSAYPPKMISIITTGIASGTELAKMRDSGEFQQLTEREIIEDEMALIENLDVPGNVYFYGHHQNNVARVSGHLKEKEKLIKGFQDKLAYLEANNPEILDIGLTREYV; encoded by the coding sequence ATGCACTACACAGGACCGGTTTACAGACACCCATTAGAGGCAAACACTCCAATCTTAGAGATAACTTACGGATGCTCATGGAACAAATGCGCTTTCTGCAACATGTACAAGGATGTGAAATTCGGAGTCTCACCAAGAGAACATATCGAAGAGGACTTGCAGGAGCTTTCAAGAATATATCCCCACAATCTGCGCAAGATAACAGTAGCAAATGGAGATCCATTTGCCCTTTCCAATAGAAGATTGCTGGAAATCAGCGATTTGATTCGCGAATACTTCCCTAAGATGTCAGTCATTTCATGCCAGGCATCAATCAGAAACATAATGCGCAAGTCACAGGAGGAATTGGATCAATTATACGAAGCAATGTATGATGATATATACATAGGCCTTGAATCAGGATGCGATGATGTTCTTAAATTATTGAACAAGGGATATGGTGAAAAAGAGGCATATGAAACCCTTGAGAAGTTGAAGAATTCTAAAATGAGATATATCTCCCTTTTGATGGGAGGTGCAGGAGGCAGGAAATACCGCAAAGAGCATGTGATGGATACAGCCAGGATATTGAGCGCATATCCTCCAAAAATGATTTCCATCATAACAACAGGAATTGCCTCAGGAACCGAATTGGCGAAGATGCGTGACAGCGGCGAATTCCAACAGCTGACAGAAAGAGAGATAATCGAAGACGAGATGGCATTGATTGAAAACTTGGATGTTCCAGGCAATGTCTATTTCTACGGCCATCACCAGAACAATGTGGCACGCGTAAGCGGACATTTAAAGGAAAAGGAAAAATTAATCAAGGGATTCCAGGACAAGCTTGCATATCTTGAAGCAAACAATCCTGAAATACTGGATATTGGTTTAACCAGGGAATACGTTTAA